A window of Spirochaetaceae bacterium contains these coding sequences:
- a CDS encoding LPP20 family lipoprotein: MKRYLTIGFLLATLPLMAQSSQPNWVNNPYTRVSNQTHLAAVGVGNSRTVAEQNALARLAATFGLDIHVDDQLIDTYLEVTQNGRTNWLQQTQLSSDITTAVRMNNLIGTEILEFWHDGRGNNYALAVMNKINAERTYSELIRINNEAITNLTNIPASERNSLSTLSRLQLAAVFADMNISYAAVLSVLGSPVQELRSGDDFRHEAEEIRRQIPIRITVQNDRDGNVYNAFNRTLTNLGFRTGGFNTRYVLNVEINLRLEERFSEPLNMQLTWATKNLRAELIDTATGQVLLAYHFNSTREARARESDAVSAVFRQAAEAIDKEYADILLEYLTRLFLM, from the coding sequence ATGAAACGTTACTTAACTATAGGTTTTTTATTAGCCACTTTACCACTAATGGCACAGTCTTCCCAACCCAATTGGGTGAATAACCCTTACACGCGCGTAAGTAACCAAACTCACCTAGCGGCCGTGGGAGTGGGAAATTCGCGCACTGTTGCCGAACAAAATGCCTTAGCACGATTAGCAGCCACCTTTGGCCTAGACATACACGTTGATGACCAACTGATAGATACTTACCTTGAAGTTACCCAAAATGGCCGTACCAATTGGCTACAGCAAACCCAGTTGAGTAGCGATATTACCACCGCCGTGCGCATGAACAACCTTATTGGCACCGAAATACTGGAGTTTTGGCACGATGGGCGCGGCAATAACTACGCTCTAGCCGTAATGAACAAAATCAATGCCGAACGCACTTACTCTGAACTTATCAGAATAAACAACGAGGCCATTACTAACCTTACCAATATTCCTGCGTCCGAAAGAAATAGCCTAAGTACACTTTCACGTTTACAATTAGCTGCTGTTTTTGCCGATATGAACATAAGCTACGCCGCGGTACTTTCTGTGCTTGGCTCACCAGTACAAGAGTTACGTAGCGGTGATGACTTTAGACACGAAGCGGAGGAGATACGCAGACAAATTCCCATCAGAATAACTGTGCAAAATGATAGAGATGGCAATGTGTATAATGCATTTAACCGGACTCTTACCAATCTAGGCTTTAGAACAGGCGGCTTTAATACGCGTTATGTACTTAATGTAGAAATAAACTTAAGGTTAGAGGAAAGATTTTCAGAGCCCCTCAATATGCAGCTTACTTGGGCCACCAAAAACCTACGTGCCGAGTTAATAGACACTGCCACCGGCCAAGTTTTACTAGCTTACCACTTTAACAGTACCCGTGAAGCCCGTGCACGTGAATCGGATGCGGTAAGTGCAGTCTTTCGCCAAGCGGCAGAGGCTATCGATAAAGAGTATGCTGATATATTACTCGAGTACCTTACGCGTTTATTTTTAATGTAA
- a CDS encoding ATP-binding protein, whose protein sequence is MQRTSQKIFKKVAKLTPEPLRGVVDSVNQDNLLLEAILNAEPKAIVATGKKHELIFANTLARQLLQLPKRTNKAVWQLVINPFSEVIRMMLINDGTGTSEDFSHLNQLYNLECYPLAISGRLNGNVVLINNVTEQRKQQNYLRRQESLASISKMAQLVAHEIKNPLGALSIHLQLFNKKIAGESCCREQFGNTIEIFNEEINRLNYIATNYLDGSKPLQLTLSQSRLERVVTEALKLMDEKLKAENITVNCIVSNNLPLLLLDVNAVKQLLINLIVNAAQAMPAGGTLTLNINEEESYVVLSVMDSGSGIGRELQESIFTPYFTTKGEGSGLGLAMAYKIMQNHNGQIKLYSPPRGGGNGAEFVMFFPKTLTDKNLLPINIK, encoded by the coding sequence ATGCAGCGCACCAGCCAAAAAATCTTTAAAAAAGTTGCTAAGCTTACTCCCGAGCCTTTAAGAGGAGTAGTGGATTCCGTCAATCAAGATAACCTCTTGCTGGAGGCCATTTTAAATGCCGAGCCTAAAGCTATCGTGGCTACAGGTAAAAAACACGAGCTTATTTTTGCCAATACTTTGGCTAGGCAGCTTTTGCAGCTGCCTAAACGTACCAATAAGGCGGTTTGGCAGCTGGTGATTAACCCTTTTAGTGAAGTTATCCGCATGATGCTGATTAATGACGGCACCGGTACCAGTGAAGATTTTAGTCATTTAAATCAGCTTTATAATCTTGAATGCTATCCATTGGCGATTAGCGGCCGTTTAAACGGTAATGTTGTTTTAATTAATAATGTAACCGAACAGAGAAAGCAGCAAAACTATTTACGGCGACAGGAAAGTTTGGCCAGCATTAGCAAGATGGCGCAGCTGGTGGCCCACGAAATTAAAAATCCGTTGGGGGCGCTGTCTATCCATTTGCAGCTATTCAATAAAAAAATTGCCGGTGAAAGCTGCTGCCGTGAGCAATTTGGCAACACCATAGAAATCTTTAATGAGGAAATAAACCGACTTAACTATATTGCTACTAATTATTTAGATGGCTCTAAACCTTTGCAATTAACGTTAAGCCAAAGCCGGTTGGAAAGGGTTGTAACAGAGGCGCTAAAGTTAATGGACGAAAAACTTAAGGCCGAAAATATAACTGTTAATTGTATTGTATCTAATAATTTACCTTTATTATTGTTGGATGTAAATGCGGTTAAGCAGTTGTTAATTAATTTAATTGTTAATGCAGCCCAAGCTATGCCTGCCGGCGGTACTTTAACGCTAAATATAAACGAAGAAGAGAGTTATGTTGTACTTAGTGTAATGGATAGCGGCAGCGGTATCGGCCGCGAGCTGCAGGAAAGTATCTTTACCCCCTACTTTACCACCAAAGGCGAAGGCAGTGGCTTAGGTTTGGCGATGGCCTATAAGATTATGCAAAACCATAACGGGCAAATTAAGTTATACTCGCCACCTCGCGGAGGCGGTAACGGCGCCGAATTTGTGATGTTTTTTCCTAAAACTTTAACCGATAAAAATTTGCTGCCTATTAATATTAAATAA